The following proteins come from a genomic window of Lineus longissimus chromosome 18, tnLinLong1.2, whole genome shotgun sequence:
- the LOC135502008 gene encoding uncharacterized protein LOC135502008 isoform X2, with amino-acid sequence MASAKGVDGPYWAYSHESPGRSDHDKTDDSGDFKVTTATTTADTDTMRLEPSANGSRESFTKHMETLWFTAGDCDVTLVTNTTTVKVHKAVLSKNSEYFETMFSTTCLETSHNVVSFEDDPYVTSTALDAILDRMYERPLQLLKSNVGDIYEAAQHFVMPGVIEECEQYIDRFPIRKDNCAWLYETAQKFGRLMVIRRIEVYFRNIVVDLNDVDVLILLDLAVAISNSDGVITKFLASIARELPNLTSSQKLLQAMTAEMLLDMLEADRHGMFTDITLIEFIVKWVDTNPKDRLPALSGLITKINFLCFDMDSLNEITTMPFIKEDKIAKMEIGRAVIRLTAIGQNSIDDTYFVAMHDEDMKFYCTTKQSIVTIPDIFVLPSRKQRKDEVYLNCLSLVSVGAVLFILGRPDRNGESPCYSYNPSRNIWRELASLRGSRENYKMVCQDGEVYALGGKENGETTDRVDIYNFGEDEWKEGPALPCPISSPEAAVLHGSIYVRCPGDHDKGIATVIDEFNCSRKWKSKEFRVDFIGKIDSFDYFRRKKKLNFLSSMDRLYYIYSIPAGKVLVMSYDLNSEHLKKFTTRTSFNGLSIEYAMSHMGTIYLVASYIKGGRIVSSLFRLDELARDIELLVYDIVIPRGACAMISVPIKIKMDCSDANYNITDISRRGDESGDFGGSGATGITCVDTEPCQTAERESKDNFSKQVRDKRLLSADTETGISNMKTIAKAHDNEILAAISEYFNTIYSRPCSDASDGIVSFANNPNVPFAGLDDILDYPGSYQPKQSNVAETLEAARHFHMTEIAETCENFLNELPVTTDNCVWLYETAQRFGIETRTLKLFLQAFDANMVNPENYLPILGIAIANNLDGLVTKVITFIARELSSLSSQELLEIMTEEMLLEMLGENRHGLFTDMTLVEFIVQWVGKSPENRLPMLRKLMKKVNLLYFDVDSLGAIANMPFIREDKRVKKAISRAVEYLSVVQQHRLDDYIFLATMPDSDIVFYCTTDHKVTKTMSDILVIPSRKRETREVNLSCSSVLSLGDTLFILGRPNKDGESSCYSYNPSHDVWKELASLKGTRDRYAMVCLGSDVYVIGGFKRRKITRRVDIYHMSKDEWEEASPLPCYLRSFRAAVLQSKIYVYALYKKNRDLETVFIEYDLDNARWELRKLDGNLCSDLGVIGHILPGVTVLYHIYKFPHGSLLAERYDPMSEQWTKLVIRQGFSDFRIESGLTHMGRIYLVASYTKSEAPGRKVYSLFWFNEATSEITLLLEYLRIGSGVGAMVQVPRVKWLNLPCSNADIHDMM; translated from the coding sequence ATGGCCAGCGCTAAAGGAGTAGATGGGCCATACTGGGCCTACTCCCATGAGTCCCCTGGTCGGAGTGATCATGATAAGACAGATGACTCTGGTGATTTCAAAGTAACGACTGCAACTACCACTGCTGATACAGATACGATGCGTCTAGAACCAAGTGCTAACGGCTCAAGAGAATCGTTCACAAAACATATGGAGACCTTGTGGTTTACAGCTGGTGACTGTGATGTTACACTTGTGACGAACACAACTACAGTCAAAGTGCATAAGGCGGTATTGTCGAAGAACAGTGAATACTTCGAAACAATGTTTTCAACGACGTGTTTAGAAACTTCACACAATGTCGTCTCCTTCGAAGACGACCCTTATGTCACGTCCACTGCCTTGGATGCTATTTTAGACCGTATGTATGAACGGCCTTTACAACTATTAAAGAGTAACGTGGGTGATATTTATGAGGCAGCACAGCATTTCGTGATGCCAGGGGTCATTGAAGAATGTGAACAATACATTGATAGGTTCCCCATCAGAAAAGACAATTGCGCTTGGCTGTATGAAACTGCTCAGAAGTTTGGTCGTTTAATGGTAATTAGACGAATTGAGGTATATTTTCGTAACATCGTGGTTGACTTGAACGATGTAGACGTGTTGATTCTGCTTGATTTGGCAGTGGCAATTTCAAACTCGGATGGTGTGATTACAAAATTCCTTGCCTCTATCGCTCGGGAACTGCCAAACCTTACATCCTCTCAGAAACTACTTCAAGCAATGACCGCAGAGATGCTATTGGACATGCTGGAGGCTGATAGGCACGGAATGTTCACAGATATTACCTTGATTGAATTCATCGTAAAGTGGGTAGATACGAATCCCAAGGATAGATTGCCGGCGCTCTCGGGACTGATCACAAAGATAAACTTTCTGTGCTTCGACATGGACAGCCTGAATGAAATTACCACCATGCCATTCATAAAGGAGGACAAAATAGCAAAGATGGAAATTGGGAGGGCTGTGATACGTCTAACTGCTATCGGGCAAAATAGCATTGATGACACATATTTTGTCGCAATGCATGACGAGGACATGAAATTCTATTGCACCACTAAACAGTCCATTGTAACAATACCAGATATTTTTGTACTACCAAGTCGAAAGCAAAGAAAAGATGAGGTCTATTTGAACTGTTTATCCTTAGTATCTGTAGGTGCCGTTTTGTTCATCTTGGGACGACCAGATAGAAATGGCGAATCTCCATGTTACAGCTACAATCCTAGCCGTAATATCTGGAGGGAATTGGCGTCTTTGCGAGGTTCACGAGAGAACTATAAGATGGTCTGCCAGGATGGTGAGGTCTATGCCCTCGGTGGGAAGGAGAACGGTGAAACGACAGATCGTGTGGATATCTACAACTTCGGTGAAGACGAGTGGAAGGAAGGACCTGCACTTCCCTGTCCCATTTCGTCCCCAGAGGCTGCTGTCTTACACGGTAGCATTTATGTGCGTTGCCCAGGCGATCATGACAAAGGAATCGCTACGGTAATCGATGAGTTCAACTGCAGTAGAAAATGGAAGTCTAAGGAATTCCGAGTTGATTTCATCGGCAAAATTGACTCGTTCGATTACtttagaagaaaaaagaagTTAAACTTTCTCTCTAGTATGGACAGACTCTACTATATCTACTCAATACCAGCTGGCAAGGTTCTGGTTATGAGTTATGATCTAAACTCGGAGCATCTGAAAAAGTTTACCACACGGACAAGCTTTAATGGTCTCAGCATTGAGTATGCGATGTCACACATGGGTACAATTTACCTTGTAGCAAGTTACATCAAAGGTGGCCGCATTGTATCTTCTCTATTCCGGCTTGATGAACTCGCCAGGGATATTGAGTTGCTGGTATACGACATAGTGATTCCACGTGGGGCCTGTGCTATGATCAGCGTCCCTATCAAGATAAAGATGGATTGCAGTGATGCAAACTACAACATCACTGACATTAGCCGTCGTGGTGACGAATCGGGTGATTTCGGAGGATCGGGTGCAACTGGCATTACCTGCGTTGATACAGAGCCTTGTCAAACTGCTGAACGTGAATCGAAAGACAACTTTTCAAAGCAGGTTCGAGACAAGCGCTTATTGTCCGCCGACACTGAGACGGGCATCTCGAATATGAAAACGATTGCAAAAGCGCATGATAATGAAATTTTGGCTGCGATCAGTGAGTACTTTAACACCATTTACTCAAGACCATGTTCAGATGCATCGGATGGTATCGTCTCCTTTGCAAACAATCCCAATGTTCCATTCGCTGGTTTGGATGATATTTTGGACTATCCAGGATCCTATCAACCTAAACAGAGTAATGTCGCTGAAACTCTGGAGGCGGCGCGACATTTCCATATGACAGAGATTGCAGAAACGTGCGAGAACTTTCTTAACGAGTTGCCTGTAACTACAGATAACTGTGTTTGGTTGTATGAAACCGCTCAGAGATTTGGAATTGAAACACGTACCCTCAAGTTATTCCTCCAGGCTTTTGATGCAAACATGGTCAATCCCGAGAATTATCTACCAATTCTTGGCATTGCAATAGCAAATAATTTGGATGGACTGGTCACGAAAGTGATCACCTTTATTGCTCGGGAACTCTCATCGCTTTCATCCCAAGAACTGTTGGAAATCATGACGGAAGAGATGCTCCTAGAAATGCTAGGAGAAAACAGGCACGGGCTCTTTACAGACATGACCCTTGTCGAATTCATCGTCCAGTGGGTAGGCAAGAGTCCGGAAAACAGGCTGCCAATGCTGCGAAAGTTGATGAAGAAGGTTAACCTTCTCTATTTTGATGTTGACAGTCTTGGTGCAATTGCCAACATGCCATTCATACGAGAGGACAAAAGAGTCAAGAAAGCCATTTCAAGAGCTGTGGAATATTTGTCAGTTGTCCAGCAACACCGATTGGACGATTATATATTTCTGGCGACAATGCCTGACAGCGACATCGTGTTTTACTGTACCACAGATCATAAAGTCACGAAAACCATGTCAGATATTCTCGTCATACCTAGCCGCAAGCGAGAAACACGTGAGGTCAATCTGAGCTGTTCATCCGTGTTATCTCTCGGTGACACTCTGTTCATTTTAGGCCGACCAAATAAAGATGGGGAATCTTCGTGTTACAGCTATAATCCCAGCCACGACGTCTGGAAGGAACTGGCTTCATTGAAAGGAACAAGAGATCGCTATGCGATGGTGTGCCTGGGAAGTGATGTATACGTTATTGGCGGGTTTAAGCGCAGAAAGATTACACGAAGAGTAGATATTTACCACATGAGTAAAGACGAATGGGAGGAAGCAAGCCCTCTCCCTTGTTACCTGAGGTCATTTCGGGCAGCAGTCTTACAGAGTAAAATCTATGTCTACGCCCTCTACAAAAAGAACCGCGATCTCGAAACAGTATTCATTGAGTACGACCTCGACAATGCACGATGGGAGCTGAGGAAACTCGATGGCAATTTATGCTCTGACCTAGGAGTGATTGGCCACATTCTTCCTGGTGTGACTGTTCTCTACCACATCTACAAATTCCCACATGGCAGCCTCCTAGCTGAGCGGTATGATCCCATGTCGGAGCAATGGACGAAATTAGTCATCAGGCAAGGATTCAGTGATTTCAGGATCGAGTCTGGACTAACACACATGGGTAGAATTTACCTGGTGGCAAGTTATACCAAGAGTGAGGCTCCTGGGAGAAAGGTTTATTCCTTATTTTGGTTTAATGAAGCCACATCTGAAATTACGCTTCTGTTAGAGTATCTAAGGATAGGCAGCGGAGTTGGAGCTATGGTACAAGTGCCACGGGTTAAATGGCTTAATTTGCCCTGCTCAAACGCAGACATACACGATATGATGTGA
- the LOC135502008 gene encoding uncharacterized protein LOC135502008 isoform X1, producing MFVEFTAAHSPLREMASAKGVDGPYWAYSHESPGRSDHDKTDDSGDFKVTTATTTADTDTMRLEPSANGSRESFTKHMETLWFTAGDCDVTLVTNTTTVKVHKAVLSKNSEYFETMFSTTCLETSHNVVSFEDDPYVTSTALDAILDRMYERPLQLLKSNVGDIYEAAQHFVMPGVIEECEQYIDRFPIRKDNCAWLYETAQKFGRLMVIRRIEVYFRNIVVDLNDVDVLILLDLAVAISNSDGVITKFLASIARELPNLTSSQKLLQAMTAEMLLDMLEADRHGMFTDITLIEFIVKWVDTNPKDRLPALSGLITKINFLCFDMDSLNEITTMPFIKEDKIAKMEIGRAVIRLTAIGQNSIDDTYFVAMHDEDMKFYCTTKQSIVTIPDIFVLPSRKQRKDEVYLNCLSLVSVGAVLFILGRPDRNGESPCYSYNPSRNIWRELASLRGSRENYKMVCQDGEVYALGGKENGETTDRVDIYNFGEDEWKEGPALPCPISSPEAAVLHGSIYVRCPGDHDKGIATVIDEFNCSRKWKSKEFRVDFIGKIDSFDYFRRKKKLNFLSSMDRLYYIYSIPAGKVLVMSYDLNSEHLKKFTTRTSFNGLSIEYAMSHMGTIYLVASYIKGGRIVSSLFRLDELARDIELLVYDIVIPRGACAMISVPIKIKMDCSDANYNITDISRRGDESGDFGGSGATGITCVDTEPCQTAERESKDNFSKQVRDKRLLSADTETGISNMKTIAKAHDNEILAAISEYFNTIYSRPCSDASDGIVSFANNPNVPFAGLDDILDYPGSYQPKQSNVAETLEAARHFHMTEIAETCENFLNELPVTTDNCVWLYETAQRFGIETRTLKLFLQAFDANMVNPENYLPILGIAIANNLDGLVTKVITFIARELSSLSSQELLEIMTEEMLLEMLGENRHGLFTDMTLVEFIVQWVGKSPENRLPMLRKLMKKVNLLYFDVDSLGAIANMPFIREDKRVKKAISRAVEYLSVVQQHRLDDYIFLATMPDSDIVFYCTTDHKVTKTMSDILVIPSRKRETREVNLSCSSVLSLGDTLFILGRPNKDGESSCYSYNPSHDVWKELASLKGTRDRYAMVCLGSDVYVIGGFKRRKITRRVDIYHMSKDEWEEASPLPCYLRSFRAAVLQSKIYVYALYKKNRDLETVFIEYDLDNARWELRKLDGNLCSDLGVIGHILPGVTVLYHIYKFPHGSLLAERYDPMSEQWTKLVIRQGFSDFRIESGLTHMGRIYLVASYTKSEAPGRKVYSLFWFNEATSEITLLLEYLRIGSGVGAMVQVPRVKWLNLPCSNADIHDMM from the exons ATGTTTGTGGAGTTTACTG CGGCCCACTCCCCTTTGAGAGAAATGGCCAGCGCTAAAGGAGTAGATGGGCCATACTGGGCCTACTCCCATGAGTCCCCTGGTCGGAGTGATCATGATAAGACAGATGACTCTGGTGATTTCAAAGTAACGACTGCAACTACCACTGCTGATACAGATACGATGCGTCTAGAACCAAGTGCTAACGGCTCAAGAGAATCGTTCACAAAACATATGGAGACCTTGTGGTTTACAGCTGGTGACTGTGATGTTACACTTGTGACGAACACAACTACAGTCAAAGTGCATAAGGCGGTATTGTCGAAGAACAGTGAATACTTCGAAACAATGTTTTCAACGACGTGTTTAGAAACTTCACACAATGTCGTCTCCTTCGAAGACGACCCTTATGTCACGTCCACTGCCTTGGATGCTATTTTAGACCGTATGTATGAACGGCCTTTACAACTATTAAAGAGTAACGTGGGTGATATTTATGAGGCAGCACAGCATTTCGTGATGCCAGGGGTCATTGAAGAATGTGAACAATACATTGATAGGTTCCCCATCAGAAAAGACAATTGCGCTTGGCTGTATGAAACTGCTCAGAAGTTTGGTCGTTTAATGGTAATTAGACGAATTGAGGTATATTTTCGTAACATCGTGGTTGACTTGAACGATGTAGACGTGTTGATTCTGCTTGATTTGGCAGTGGCAATTTCAAACTCGGATGGTGTGATTACAAAATTCCTTGCCTCTATCGCTCGGGAACTGCCAAACCTTACATCCTCTCAGAAACTACTTCAAGCAATGACCGCAGAGATGCTATTGGACATGCTGGAGGCTGATAGGCACGGAATGTTCACAGATATTACCTTGATTGAATTCATCGTAAAGTGGGTAGATACGAATCCCAAGGATAGATTGCCGGCGCTCTCGGGACTGATCACAAAGATAAACTTTCTGTGCTTCGACATGGACAGCCTGAATGAAATTACCACCATGCCATTCATAAAGGAGGACAAAATAGCAAAGATGGAAATTGGGAGGGCTGTGATACGTCTAACTGCTATCGGGCAAAATAGCATTGATGACACATATTTTGTCGCAATGCATGACGAGGACATGAAATTCTATTGCACCACTAAACAGTCCATTGTAACAATACCAGATATTTTTGTACTACCAAGTCGAAAGCAAAGAAAAGATGAGGTCTATTTGAACTGTTTATCCTTAGTATCTGTAGGTGCCGTTTTGTTCATCTTGGGACGACCAGATAGAAATGGCGAATCTCCATGTTACAGCTACAATCCTAGCCGTAATATCTGGAGGGAATTGGCGTCTTTGCGAGGTTCACGAGAGAACTATAAGATGGTCTGCCAGGATGGTGAGGTCTATGCCCTCGGTGGGAAGGAGAACGGTGAAACGACAGATCGTGTGGATATCTACAACTTCGGTGAAGACGAGTGGAAGGAAGGACCTGCACTTCCCTGTCCCATTTCGTCCCCAGAGGCTGCTGTCTTACACGGTAGCATTTATGTGCGTTGCCCAGGCGATCATGACAAAGGAATCGCTACGGTAATCGATGAGTTCAACTGCAGTAGAAAATGGAAGTCTAAGGAATTCCGAGTTGATTTCATCGGCAAAATTGACTCGTTCGATTACtttagaagaaaaaagaagTTAAACTTTCTCTCTAGTATGGACAGACTCTACTATATCTACTCAATACCAGCTGGCAAGGTTCTGGTTATGAGTTATGATCTAAACTCGGAGCATCTGAAAAAGTTTACCACACGGACAAGCTTTAATGGTCTCAGCATTGAGTATGCGATGTCACACATGGGTACAATTTACCTTGTAGCAAGTTACATCAAAGGTGGCCGCATTGTATCTTCTCTATTCCGGCTTGATGAACTCGCCAGGGATATTGAGTTGCTGGTATACGACATAGTGATTCCACGTGGGGCCTGTGCTATGATCAGCGTCCCTATCAAGATAAAGATGGATTGCAGTGATGCAAACTACAACATCACTGACATTAGCCGTCGTGGTGACGAATCGGGTGATTTCGGAGGATCGGGTGCAACTGGCATTACCTGCGTTGATACAGAGCCTTGTCAAACTGCTGAACGTGAATCGAAAGACAACTTTTCAAAGCAGGTTCGAGACAAGCGCTTATTGTCCGCCGACACTGAGACGGGCATCTCGAATATGAAAACGATTGCAAAAGCGCATGATAATGAAATTTTGGCTGCGATCAGTGAGTACTTTAACACCATTTACTCAAGACCATGTTCAGATGCATCGGATGGTATCGTCTCCTTTGCAAACAATCCCAATGTTCCATTCGCTGGTTTGGATGATATTTTGGACTATCCAGGATCCTATCAACCTAAACAGAGTAATGTCGCTGAAACTCTGGAGGCGGCGCGACATTTCCATATGACAGAGATTGCAGAAACGTGCGAGAACTTTCTTAACGAGTTGCCTGTAACTACAGATAACTGTGTTTGGTTGTATGAAACCGCTCAGAGATTTGGAATTGAAACACGTACCCTCAAGTTATTCCTCCAGGCTTTTGATGCAAACATGGTCAATCCCGAGAATTATCTACCAATTCTTGGCATTGCAATAGCAAATAATTTGGATGGACTGGTCACGAAAGTGATCACCTTTATTGCTCGGGAACTCTCATCGCTTTCATCCCAAGAACTGTTGGAAATCATGACGGAAGAGATGCTCCTAGAAATGCTAGGAGAAAACAGGCACGGGCTCTTTACAGACATGACCCTTGTCGAATTCATCGTCCAGTGGGTAGGCAAGAGTCCGGAAAACAGGCTGCCAATGCTGCGAAAGTTGATGAAGAAGGTTAACCTTCTCTATTTTGATGTTGACAGTCTTGGTGCAATTGCCAACATGCCATTCATACGAGAGGACAAAAGAGTCAAGAAAGCCATTTCAAGAGCTGTGGAATATTTGTCAGTTGTCCAGCAACACCGATTGGACGATTATATATTTCTGGCGACAATGCCTGACAGCGACATCGTGTTTTACTGTACCACAGATCATAAAGTCACGAAAACCATGTCAGATATTCTCGTCATACCTAGCCGCAAGCGAGAAACACGTGAGGTCAATCTGAGCTGTTCATCCGTGTTATCTCTCGGTGACACTCTGTTCATTTTAGGCCGACCAAATAAAGATGGGGAATCTTCGTGTTACAGCTATAATCCCAGCCACGACGTCTGGAAGGAACTGGCTTCATTGAAAGGAACAAGAGATCGCTATGCGATGGTGTGCCTGGGAAGTGATGTATACGTTATTGGCGGGTTTAAGCGCAGAAAGATTACACGAAGAGTAGATATTTACCACATGAGTAAAGACGAATGGGAGGAAGCAAGCCCTCTCCCTTGTTACCTGAGGTCATTTCGGGCAGCAGTCTTACAGAGTAAAATCTATGTCTACGCCCTCTACAAAAAGAACCGCGATCTCGAAACAGTATTCATTGAGTACGACCTCGACAATGCACGATGGGAGCTGAGGAAACTCGATGGCAATTTATGCTCTGACCTAGGAGTGATTGGCCACATTCTTCCTGGTGTGACTGTTCTCTACCACATCTACAAATTCCCACATGGCAGCCTCCTAGCTGAGCGGTATGATCCCATGTCGGAGCAATGGACGAAATTAGTCATCAGGCAAGGATTCAGTGATTTCAGGATCGAGTCTGGACTAACACACATGGGTAGAATTTACCTGGTGGCAAGTTATACCAAGAGTGAGGCTCCTGGGAGAAAGGTTTATTCCTTATTTTGGTTTAATGAAGCCACATCTGAAATTACGCTTCTGTTAGAGTATCTAAGGATAGGCAGCGGAGTTGGAGCTATGGTACAAGTGCCACGGGTTAAATGGCTTAATTTGCCCTGCTCAAACGCAGACATACACGATATGATGTGA
- the LOC135502009 gene encoding kelch-like protein 28, whose product MNCGHQHRRCVRKMDAPYITNSDDGSSDDSSEYYVKDGRIYKRGFRKSLGKRLYQLFLSSDYCDVTLETRTGTFKAHKVVLAAASDYFKAMFSTTSVEAQSSVVSFKENPSITSDGLSAVLEFVYLGSFQVCTRRLREILEVARHLLIPDMTKSCEFFMIEELNLDNLSWLLEAARDFDLDTERCEDQCERIIENAETNISNYLGMFKFALQLNKEEILTKVVRFIASELPNLTRQEELLDLMDTETLRYLLKECRHEIFNDRTLILFVTNWIERRPEDRQPQLSNLMEEVNLLCFDVETLDAITEMPFIREEEETRRLISEAKSQLTAMTGVSTEDCDSYLVTMAGKDMKFDCITGQAGFTQTTLDIVVKTQGKRVATFVVVGNLLFLCLRSDALGKSPCFIYDARLNVAKELSALPGQRSLFKMVCLRGEVYAIGGKEGNTHGRTTDSCKVDIYNFKAGQWRSGTPLPRAFNSIRAAVLSGSIYVYGIYLGGSSAFLRYNLDSKSWESKGNSSFNGLDIGILLQCGEYLYRFVDSPNGSPKSSPNVSPTSATSITPLSFDIERYDPFPNSWTSSTVLFDHAFEDFRMVAGSEHMGKIHIAGNYKRNTRNACSRTGSTAALFRFDEAAGRMEVVKNNIPSISKNMAVMRIPRRAIC is encoded by the coding sequence ATGAATTGTGGACACCAACACCGCCGCTGTGTCAGGAAGATGGATGCACCGTATATAACAAATTCTGACGacggctcttctgatgattcaAGCGAATACTACGTAAAAGACGGACGAATCTACAAACGCGGTTTCAGAAAAAGTCTCGGGAAGCGTCTCTACCAACTTTTCCTGTCGTCCGATTACTGTGACGTCACTCTCGAAACAAGGACAGGCACTTTCAAAGCACACAAAGTCGTTCTTGCAGCAGCTAGTGATTATTTCAAGGCTATGTTCTCAACAACGTCTGTGGAAGCTCAAAGCAGTGTCGTGTCATTTAAGGAGAACCCTTCGATTACGTCGGATGGATTATCAGCAGTGTTAGAATTCGTGTACTTGGGGTCTTTTCAGGTTTGCACCAGGAGACTGCGTGAAATACTTGAGGTTGCGCGTCATCTGTTAATTCCTGATATGACCAAATCTTGCGAATTTTTTATGATTGAAGAATTGAATTTAGATAACCTTTCTTGGCTGCTTGAAGCTGCTAGAGATTTTGACCTTGACACTGAGCGCTGCGAGGATCAATGTGAACGTATTATTGAAAATGCCGAGACGAACATTAGTAATTATTTAGGCATGTTTAAATTTGCATTGCAGCTAAACAAAGAGGAAATACTCACGAAAGTTGTTCGCTTCATTGCGAGTGAACTACCAAACCTCACACGTCAAGAGGAATTACTAGACTTGATGGACACCGAGACACTACGCTACTTATTGAAGGAATGTAGGCACGAGATTTTCAATGACAGGACTCTGATTTTGTTCGTTACAAACTGGATAGAAAGGAGGCCTGAAGACAGACAACCGCAGCTCTCAAACCTGATGGAAGAGGTCAATCTTCTCTGCTTCGATGTAGAAACGCTGGATGCTATCACTGAGATGCCATTCataagagaagaagaagaaacgagGAGATTGATTTCAGAAGCGAAGAGCCAACTGACCGCCATGACTGGAGTTAGCACTGAGGATTGCGATTCGTATTTGGTCACAATGGCCGGCAAAGATATGAAGTTTGACTGCATAACAGGTCAAGCGGGTTTTACCCAAACTACTTTGGATATAGTTGTCAAAACACAGGGAAAACGTGTCGCGACCTTCGTAGTTGTTGGCAACCTACTGTTCCTCTGCTTAAGATCTGATGCCCTGGGAAAATCCCCATGCTTTATCTACGACGCTAGGCTTAATGTTGCGAAGGAATTGTCAGCTTTACCTGGTCAAAGATCCTTGTTTAAAATGGTGTGTTTGCGAGGAGAGGTTTACGCGATCGGTGGAAAGGAGGGCAACACGCACGGAAGAACAACGGACAGCTGCAAAGTTGACATTTACAACTTCAAAGCAGGTCAATGGCGAAGTGGAACCCCCCTCCCTCGTGCTTTCAACTCCATAAGGGCAGCAGTTTTGAGCGGCAGTATCTATGTCTATGGGATATACCTTGGGGGTTCAAGTGCATTCCTCCGATACAATCTGGACAGTAAGAGTTGGGAATCGAAAGGAAATAGTAGCTTCAACGGTCTGGATATTGGTATATTGCTCCAGTGTGGCGAATACCTGTACCGATTCGTAGATTCGCCCAATGGCTCCCCGAAAAGTTCACCCAACGTTTCCCCGACTTCTGCTACAAGCATAACGCCACTTTCCTTTGACATTGAGCGGTACGATCCCTTTCCAAACAGCTGGACAAGTTCGACGGTACTTTTCGATCACGCATTTGAAGACTTTAGAATGGTAGCGGGTTCGGAACACATGGGGAAGATACACATCGCAGGAAACTACAAGCGCAACACGCGCAATGCATGCAGCAGAACAGGCAGCACTGCTGCTTTGTTTCGGTTCGATGAAGCTGCAGGGAGGATGGAGGTAGTGAAGAATAATATACCGAGTATCAGTAAGAACATGGCAGTAATGCGCATTCCGCGGAGGGCAATTTGCTAA